A window from Musa acuminata AAA Group cultivar baxijiao chromosome BXJ3-10, Cavendish_Baxijiao_AAA, whole genome shotgun sequence encodes these proteins:
- the LOC104000621 gene encoding uncharacterized protein LOC104000621 isoform X3, whose amino-acid sequence MASPRDSGAAQLPPAASSPPPLHAMDADEEDDNVKQLKECATLYLSLQECLAETNRNWKSCQSYVQALKACHTRRNPSEQK is encoded by the exons ATGGCATCTCCGAGAGATTCAGGCGCAGCGCAGCTCCCACCGGcggcttcttctcctcctccgctcCACGCCATGGACGCCGACGAGGAAGACGACAACGTGAAGCAACTTAAGGAGTGCGCCACCCTCTACTTGTCCCTTCAG GAGTGCCTCGCCGAGACCAACAGGAATTGGAAGTCCTGCCAATCCT ATGTTCAAGCATTAAAAGCATGCCATACAAGAAGAAACCCTAGTGAGCAGAAGTGA
- the LOC104000622 gene encoding probable protein phosphatase 2C 35 isoform X1, with the protein MGCVQGKRCGRYKKRCSSSCCHYQPSSISTDATDPFRIHETDSSRGLPLHALSGGFAVVPSAGICLRYASLTQRGHYPDSPDRANQDSFCVKTGFQANPDLHFFGVFDGHGQFGTQCSVFVRDKLADILSGDAHLSEDPVEAYHSAFLAANSAIHDSEIDDSMSGTTAITVLVDGNTLYVANVGDSRAVAGVWNGNRVMAEDLSSDQTPYRKDEYERVKLCGARVLSVDQVEGIVDPDIQSWGDEEDGDGDPPRLWVQNGMYPGTAFTRSVGDSTAESIGVIADPEVKTVKITPNHLFFVVASDGIFEFLSSQAVVDMVSRFADPQDACLEIASESYKLWLENENRTDDITVIVVQIRNISDSYAAANDGAIQTNNNNASLDPGKLKVERYIVSRSEVNLSRKSSCLELQSCLPDCSVDLSSARAAPSTQSFHLNAINSD; encoded by the exons ATGGGGTGTGTCCAGGGCAAGCGCTGTGGCCGCTACAAGAAGCgctgcagcagcagctgctgccaCTACCAACCCTCCTCCATCTCCACCGACGCCACCGATCCCTTCAGGATCCACGAAACGGACTCCTCGCGCGGTCTCCCCCTCCACGCACTCTCCGGCGGCTTTGCGGTCGTCCCCTCCGCCGGTATCTGCCTACGGTACGCCTCCCTCACGCAGCGTGGCCACTATCCTGACTCGCCCGACCGCGCTAACCAGGACAGCTTCTGCGTGAAGACCGGCTTCCAGGCCAACCCCGATCTCCACTTCTTTGGCGTCTTCGATGGACACGGCCAGTTCGGCACCCAGTGCTCCGTGTTCGTCCGTGACAAGCTCGCAGACATCTTGTCCGGCGATGCTCACCTGTCGGAGGATCCCGTAGAAGCCTATCACTCCGCTTTCCTGGCAGCCAATTCGGCGATTCATGACAGCGAGATCGATGATTCGATGAGCGGCACGACCGCGATCACTGTTCTTGTAGATGGGAACACGCTCTATGTTGCGAATGTGGGGGATTCACGGGCTGTGGCCGGAGTTTGGAATGGTAATCGTGTCATGGCCGAGGACTTATCGAGTGATCAGACGCCGTACAGGAAGGATGAGTACGAGAGGGTGAAGCTCTGCGGGGCGAGAGTGTTGAGTGTTGATCAAGTGGAGGGCATTGTGGATCCTGATATACAGAGCTGGGGTGATGAGGAGGATGGTGACGGGGATCCACCAAGGCTGTGGGTGCAAAATGGCATGTACCCAGGGACGGCTTTCACAAGGAGTGTGGGAGACTCGACGGCAGAGAGTATAGGAGTGATCGCTGATCCGGAGGTTAAGACTGTGAAGATCACACCAAACCATCTCTTCTTTGTTGTGGCAAGTGATGGCATATTTGAGTTTCTATCAAGTCAAGCGGTGGTAGATATG GTTTCCAGGTTTGCTGATCCTCAGGATGCCTGCTTGGAAATTGCTTCTGAATCTTACAAATTGTGGTTAGAGAATGAAAACCGGACAGATGATATAACAGTTATTGTTGTGCAGATCAGAAACATCAGTGAT TCATATGCTGCTGCAAATGATGGAGCTATCCAAACCAACAACAACAATGCTTCTCTAGATCCAGGTAAATTAAAAGTTGAGAGGTACATAGTCTCACGATCAGAAGTTAATCTCTCAAGGAAAAGCAGCTGTCTCGAGCTGCAGTCGTGCCTTCCTGACTGCTCAGTGGATCTAAGTTCTGCACGTGCTGCCCCTTCAACTCAGTCTTTCCATTTAAATG CGATTAATTCGGACTGA
- the LOC104000622 gene encoding probable protein phosphatase 2C 35 isoform X2 yields MGCVQGKRCGRYKKRCSSSCCHYQPSSISTDATDPFRIHETDSSRGLPLHALSGGFAVVPSAGICLRYASLTQRGHYPDSPDRANQDSFCVKTGFQANPDLHFFGVFDGHGQFGTQCSVFVRDKLADILSGDAHLSEDPVEAYHSAFLAANSAIHDSEIDDSMSGTTAITVLVDGNTLYVANVGDSRAVAGVWNGNRVMAEDLSSDQTPYRKDEYERVKLCGARVLSVDQVEGIVDPDIQSWGDEEDGDGDPPRLWVQNGMYPGTAFTRSVGDSTAESIGVIADPEVKTVKITPNHLFFVVASDGIFEFLSSQAVVDMVSRFADPQDACLEIASESYKLWLENENRTDDITVIVVQIRNISDSYAAANDGAIQTNNNNASLDPAVSSCSRAFLTAQWI; encoded by the exons ATGGGGTGTGTCCAGGGCAAGCGCTGTGGCCGCTACAAGAAGCgctgcagcagcagctgctgccaCTACCAACCCTCCTCCATCTCCACCGACGCCACCGATCCCTTCAGGATCCACGAAACGGACTCCTCGCGCGGTCTCCCCCTCCACGCACTCTCCGGCGGCTTTGCGGTCGTCCCCTCCGCCGGTATCTGCCTACGGTACGCCTCCCTCACGCAGCGTGGCCACTATCCTGACTCGCCCGACCGCGCTAACCAGGACAGCTTCTGCGTGAAGACCGGCTTCCAGGCCAACCCCGATCTCCACTTCTTTGGCGTCTTCGATGGACACGGCCAGTTCGGCACCCAGTGCTCCGTGTTCGTCCGTGACAAGCTCGCAGACATCTTGTCCGGCGATGCTCACCTGTCGGAGGATCCCGTAGAAGCCTATCACTCCGCTTTCCTGGCAGCCAATTCGGCGATTCATGACAGCGAGATCGATGATTCGATGAGCGGCACGACCGCGATCACTGTTCTTGTAGATGGGAACACGCTCTATGTTGCGAATGTGGGGGATTCACGGGCTGTGGCCGGAGTTTGGAATGGTAATCGTGTCATGGCCGAGGACTTATCGAGTGATCAGACGCCGTACAGGAAGGATGAGTACGAGAGGGTGAAGCTCTGCGGGGCGAGAGTGTTGAGTGTTGATCAAGTGGAGGGCATTGTGGATCCTGATATACAGAGCTGGGGTGATGAGGAGGATGGTGACGGGGATCCACCAAGGCTGTGGGTGCAAAATGGCATGTACCCAGGGACGGCTTTCACAAGGAGTGTGGGAGACTCGACGGCAGAGAGTATAGGAGTGATCGCTGATCCGGAGGTTAAGACTGTGAAGATCACACCAAACCATCTCTTCTTTGTTGTGGCAAGTGATGGCATATTTGAGTTTCTATCAAGTCAAGCGGTGGTAGATATG GTTTCCAGGTTTGCTGATCCTCAGGATGCCTGCTTGGAAATTGCTTCTGAATCTTACAAATTGTGGTTAGAGAATGAAAACCGGACAGATGATATAACAGTTATTGTTGTGCAGATCAGAAACATCAGTGAT TCATATGCTGCTGCAAATGATGGAGCTATCCAAACCAACAACAACAATGCTTCTCTAGATCCAG CTGTCTCGAGCTGCAGTCGTGCCTTCCTGACTGCTCAGTGGATCTAA
- the LOC104000621 gene encoding uncharacterized protein LOC104000621 isoform X4, which produces MASPRDSGAAQLPPAASSPPPLHAMDADEEDDNVKQLKECATLYLSLQECLAETNRNWKSCQSSDFSVNFCFEDFTT; this is translated from the exons ATGGCATCTCCGAGAGATTCAGGCGCAGCGCAGCTCCCACCGGcggcttcttctcctcctccgctcCACGCCATGGACGCCGACGAGGAAGACGACAACGTGAAGCAACTTAAGGAGTGCGCCACCCTCTACTTGTCCCTTCAG GAGTGCCTCGCCGAGACCAACAGGAATTGGAAGTCCTGCCAATCCT CAGATTTCTCTGTGAATTTTTGTTTCGAGGACTTCACCACATGA